In Puntigrus tetrazona isolate hp1 chromosome 22, ASM1883169v1, whole genome shotgun sequence, one genomic interval encodes:
- the uts2d gene encoding urotensin 2 domain containing: MARPSSGSLLPRLAFLLLIGALNIHTRSLASPVNQVFRSKGSLDVQNGILAFLLRKNIMPVQEKDVIGLELARKIVELQELEALQEELNVERKLASNAIEKERPTTSKRNDACFWKYCV, translated from the exons ATGGCCAGACCATCCTCAGGAAGTCTTCTTCCACGACTTGCTTTTTTACTTCTGATTGGTGCTCTCAACATTCATACGAGGAGCCTTGCAAGCCCAG TCAACCAGGTTTTCCGTTCGAAGGGCAGTTTAGACGTCCAGAACGGGATTTTGGCATTTCTGCTACGGAAGAACATCATGCCTGTGCAAGAAAAGGATGTAATAG GACTCGAGCTCGCCAGAAAAATTGTAGAGCTGCAGgag cttGAGGCCCTTCAAGAGGAGCTAAATGTGGAAAGAAAATTGGCGTCAAATGCAATAGAAAAAGAGAGACCGACGACCAGCAAAAGAAATGATG ccTGTTTCTGGAAATACTGTGTTTGA
- the LOC122327260 gene encoding platelet glycoprotein V, with protein MWFGFVLLQLLPQFALSAPCPYRCVCDIRGSVKCTGDITDIPPLDPSTTFLLLLNDTNIKILKDRSFQPFSLLLRLMITHSTLDTIQPEAFHGAPQLRSLKLSSNALSVFPAKVFSEQSDLEQLQLDNNQIASVSSELFEAMVNLTELNLSKNRISRLDADVFRGLNNLIYLNLADNQLRNLPNNLFHNLLQLKSLVLSSNQLETLEKGSFDHLSNLLVLMLQKNHIQQIPPRLFWPLPSLLTLSMSANQLQDIPAETFYYLPKLTKLTLYKNPLTSLPYHLMGHMPRIQELYLYETNLSTLPWNLFANMTNLKALNLHFNNKLTSLPKNLFCCLPNLKKLSLKNNNLDELDPELFSNLGSLQVLMLNENKLESLPSAIFRNTSRLEKLDLNHNHLRYLPGDVFVHARVLKDLSLRGNKWNCDCSIMGIAEWIRGNPNLISDLDEVTCYEPYRLKNHQLQMLTHEELLCGVFQTTFMATGAITTVAPTLQTSTATSTTATNTAKETTTAATFPTSTSIRSPTTGHIYVKQGSGIDIDPAFYDTIVLDNGPEIVHNNYYNGWVYLWTVPSTGTYSGFMMALYIVLLVSGVVLIVASLYTLYRLHKVIWVLGKVSMGDNQRVMVRRVRSFKVKF; from the coding sequence ATGTGGTTCGGATTTGTTCTACTTCAACTTCTGCCTCAATTCGCCCTCAGTGCTCCTTGTCCCTATCGCTGCGTTTGTGACATTAGGGGTTCTGTAAAATGCACCGGGGACATCACCGACATTCCTCCTCTCGACCCATCGACAACCTTCCTGCTCCTGCTAAATGACACAAACATAAAGATCCTCAAAGACCGAAGTTTCCAGCCGTTCTCTCTTCTGCTACGCCTGATGATCACACACAGCACTCTAGACACAATCCAACCAGAAGCTTTCCATGGTGCTCCACAACTTCGGTCCCTCAAACTTTCATCAAACGCACTCTCCGTCTTCCCAGCCAAGGTGTTTAGTGAACAGAGTGACTTGGAGCAGCTGCAGCTAGATAATAACCAAATAGCTTCTGTTAGTTCAGAACTCTTTGAGGCGATGGTCAACCTAACTGAACTAAATCTGAGCAAGAACCGCATCTCCCGGCTGGATGCTGACGTTTTCCGGGGTTTGAACAATCTGATTTACTTAAACTTAGCTGATAACCAGCTGAGGAACCTCCCGAATAACCTCTTCCATAACCTTTTGCAACTCAAATCTTTGGTGCTCTCATCCAACCAGTTGGAGACTCTTGAAAAGGGTTCCTTTGACCATCTAAGCAACCTATTGGTGCTAATGCTACAGAAGAACCACATCCAACAGATTCCTCCACGTCTTTTCTGGCCTTTGCCATCCCTACTCACCCTCTCGATGTCTGCCAACCAACTCCAGGATATTCCAGCCGAGACTTTCTACTACTTGCCCAAACTGACCAAGCTAACCCTCTACAAAAACCCATTGACATCTCTTCCTTACCATCTAATGGGACACATGCCGAGAATCCAAGAGCTGTACCTTTACGAAACCAATCTATCAACTCTCCCATGGAACCTGTTTGCAAACATGACCAACCTAAAAGCTCTAAATTTACACTTCAACAACAAGTTGACCTCCCTCCCGAAGAACCTCTTCTGTTGCCTGCCCAACCTGAAGAAACTGTCCCTGAAGAACAATAACCTTGATGAACTGGACCCGGAGCTCTTCTCGAACTTGGGAAGCCTTCAAGTTCTGATGCTTAATGAGAACAAGCTCGAGTCTCTCCCATCGGCAATCTTTCGCAACACCTCAAGACTAGAAAAACTAGACCTGAACCACAACCATCTGAGGTATCTCCCAGGAGATGTTTTTGTTCACGCAAGAGTGCTAAAAGATCTCTCTCTTAGAGGCAATAAATGGAATTGCGATTGTAGCATTATGGGTATCGCAGAGTGGATTCGTGGAAACCCAAATCTAATCAGTGACTTGGACGAAGTAACATGCTATGAACCCTACCGCTTAAAAAACCATCAGCTGCAAATGCTGACTCATGAGGAACTCCTCTGTGGTGTTTTTCAGACCACTTTTATGGCTACAGGTGCCATTACCACTGTTGCTCCAACCTTGCAAACGTCTACGGCTACAAGCACAACAGCAACAAATACTGCGAAAGAAACTACAACTGCAGCTACTTTTCCAACATCCACTTCTATACGTTCTCCTACTACTGGTCATATTTATGTGAAACAAGGCAGTGGTATCGACATTGATCCGGCATTCTACGATACAATTGTGCTGGATAACGGACCTGAAATTGTGCACAACAATTACTACAATGGCTGGGTGTACCTGTGGACTGTCCCGTCAACGGGTACTTACAGTGGATTCATGATGGCTCTGTACATTGTTCTTTTGGTCAGCGGCGTAGTCCTCATTGTGGCCAGTTTGTACACTTTGTATCGGCTTCATAAGGTGATATGGGTGTTGGGAAAAGTCAGTATGGGAGACAATCAGAGAGTAATGGTTAGAAGAGTGCGAAGCTTTAAAGTCAAATTCTAA
- the si:ch211-117l17.5 gene encoding regulator of G-protein signaling 21 isoform X1, with amino-acid sequence MPGLIPQPLPTHFNMDRDDCRRNKTLGKNLMCRLKCMFTSSSAPESRLSLEDTQQWSQSLERLLGSKYGLATFRTFLKSEFSDENIEFWLTCEDYKKITSSYKMSSKARKIFEQFVEAESPKEINIDYHTREEIKRKVKSPTPQCFDEAQKIVYGLMERDSYPRFLRSEMYKALLESLAADNAQR; translated from the exons ATGCCTGGCCTAATCCCACAACCTCTCCCAACACATTTCAACATGGACAGAGACGACTGCAGAAGAAACAAGACCTT AGGAAAGAACCTCATGTGCCGACTAAAGTGTATGTTCACCAGTTCATCTGCTCCTGAGAG CAGGCTAAGTTTAGAAGACACCCAACAATGGTCCCAGTCTCTGGAGCGACTCCTCGGTTCCAAAT ATGGCCTGGCCACATTCCGCACCTTTCTGAAATCGGAGTTCAGCGACGAGAACATCGAATTCTGGCTGACGTGTGAGGACTACAAGAAGATAACGTCGTCCTACAAGATGAGCTCCAAGGCGAGGAAAATCTTCGAACAATTCGTCGAAGCAGAATCTCCGAAAGAG ATAAACATCGACTATCACACGAGGGAGGAGATCAAGAGGAAAGTGAAGAGTCCGACGCCGCAGTGTTTCGATGAGGCTCAGAAGATCGTTTACGGACTGATGGAACGCGACTCTTACCCCAGATTTCTACGGTCTGAGATGTACAAGGCCCTTCTTGAGTCCCTCGCGGCAGACAATGCTCAAAGATGA
- the si:ch211-117l17.6 gene encoding regulator of G-protein signaling 21 isoform X2 yields the protein MPKMLFSKIRIYELKDLIRNKKQPKKQDQGPKLSDLLENRDYLDAFRSFLQSEFSAENIEFWLACREYKQMTSSGELSNKAEDIYKEFLHPMAPKEVNVDHHTREKIKRSLVKPDLTCFDEAEMHIYRLMEKDSCPRFLKSEAYQNLRNAARNPV from the exons ATGCCTAAAATGCTTTTCTCGAAGATTCGGATCTATGAGTTAAAGGACCTCATTCGGAACAAGAAACAGCCGAAAAA acaAGACCAAGGGCCAAAGCTATCTGATCTGCTAGAAAATAGAG ACTACCTGGACGCCTTTCGTTCATTTCTCCAGTCTGAGTTTAGTGCGGAGAACATCGAATTTTGGCTTGCCTGCAGGGAATATAAGCAGATGACTTCATCTGGCGAACTCTCTAACAAAGCAGAAGATATCTACAAAGAGTTTCTCCATCCCATGGCTCCAAAAGAG GTCAATGTTGACCATCACACCCGTGAGAAGATCAAGAGATCTTTGGTGAAGCCTGACCTCACTTGTTTTGATGAAGCCGAGATGCATATATACAGATTGATGGAGAAAGACTCCTGCCCAAGGTTCCTCAAATCTGAGGCCTATCAGAACCTGAGGAACGCAGCCAGGAACCCAGTGTAG
- the rgs2 gene encoding regulator of G-protein signaling 2, producing MAMDRLAKMRKSSAGSSTERLMYCRTPDTTTAQNNIRQTNWRSRMLFKTFPVRESRHTPPQRKPYGPTTEEVTEWAQSLDNLLSSKYGLTALRLFMKSEHCEENIEFWMACEEFRKIRSRSKLKSRAKAIYDQFIRADSPKELNLDFYTKETLHQSLLILTQSSFKAAQNRVYFLMEHNSYPRFLDSELYRQLWRIAEGER from the exons ATGGCGATGGATAGATTGGCAAAAATGAGAAAGTCCTCAGCAGGTTCGAGCACGGAGCGTTTGATGTACTGCAGGACCCCCGACACGACCACGGCACAGAACAACATCAG ACAAACAAACTGGAGATCGAGGATGCTTTTCAAGACCTTTCCCGTCAGAGAATCACGGCACACCCCTCCACAGAGGAAACCATACGG GCCAACTACTGAAGAAGTGACCGAATGGGCGCAGTCTCTGGACAACTTACTGagcagcaaat atgGGCTAACTGCTCTGCGGCTGTTCATGAAGTCCGAACACTGTGAGGAGAATATCGAGTTCTGGATGGCCTGTGAAGAGTTCAGAAAGATCAGGTCAAGATCCAAACTCAAATCCAGGGCAAAAGCCATATACGACCAGTTCATCAGGGCAGATTCTCCAAAAGAG CTCAACCTGGACTTCTACACAAAGGAGACCCTGCACCAGAGCCTCCTGATCCTGACACAGTCCAGTTTCAAAGCCGCCCAGAACAGAGTGTACTTCCTGATGGAGCACAACTCGTACCCTCGCTTCCTGGACTCCGAGCTCTATCGGCAGCTCTGGAGAATCGCTGAAGGAGAGCGATAG
- the si:ch211-117l17.6 gene encoding regulator of G-protein signaling 21 isoform X1 — translation MPKMLFSKIRIYELKDLIRNKKQPKKLDILLSRKEQKNNVRCVLIKKNTEDCHYQQDQGPKLSDLLENRDYLDAFRSFLQSEFSAENIEFWLACREYKQMTSSGELSNKAEDIYKEFLHPMAPKEVNVDHHTREKIKRSLVKPDLTCFDEAEMHIYRLMEKDSCPRFLKSEAYQNLRNAARNPV, via the exons ATGCCTAAAATGCTTTTCTCGAAGATTCGGATCTATGAGTTAAAGGACCTCATTCGGAACAAGAAACAGCCGAAAAA ACTGGACATTCTGTTGAGCAggaaagaacagaaaaacaatgtccgatgtgttttgattaaaaaaaacacagaagactGTCATTATCA acaAGACCAAGGGCCAAAGCTATCTGATCTGCTAGAAAATAGAG ACTACCTGGACGCCTTTCGTTCATTTCTCCAGTCTGAGTTTAGTGCGGAGAACATCGAATTTTGGCTTGCCTGCAGGGAATATAAGCAGATGACTTCATCTGGCGAACTCTCTAACAAAGCAGAAGATATCTACAAAGAGTTTCTCCATCCCATGGCTCCAAAAGAG GTCAATGTTGACCATCACACCCGTGAGAAGATCAAGAGATCTTTGGTGAAGCCTGACCTCACTTGTTTTGATGAAGCCGAGATGCATATATACAGATTGATGGAGAAAGACTCCTGCCCAAGGTTCCTCAAATCTGAGGCCTATCAGAACCTGAGGAACGCAGCCAGGAACCCAGTGTAG
- the si:ch211-117l17.5 gene encoding regulator of G-protein signaling 13 isoform X2 gives MPGLIPQPLPTHFNMDRDDCRRNKTLGKNLMCRLKCMFTSSSAPERLSLEDTQQWSQSLERLLGSKYGLATFRTFLKSEFSDENIEFWLTCEDYKKITSSYKMSSKARKIFEQFVEAESPKEINIDYHTREEIKRKVKSPTPQCFDEAQKIVYGLMERDSYPRFLRSEMYKALLESLAADNAQR, from the exons ATGCCTGGCCTAATCCCACAACCTCTCCCAACACATTTCAACATGGACAGAGACGACTGCAGAAGAAACAAGACCTT AGGAAAGAACCTCATGTGCCGACTAAAGTGTATGTTCACCAGTTCATCTGCTCCTGAGAG GCTAAGTTTAGAAGACACCCAACAATGGTCCCAGTCTCTGGAGCGACTCCTCGGTTCCAAAT ATGGCCTGGCCACATTCCGCACCTTTCTGAAATCGGAGTTCAGCGACGAGAACATCGAATTCTGGCTGACGTGTGAGGACTACAAGAAGATAACGTCGTCCTACAAGATGAGCTCCAAGGCGAGGAAAATCTTCGAACAATTCGTCGAAGCAGAATCTCCGAAAGAG ATAAACATCGACTATCACACGAGGGAGGAGATCAAGAGGAAAGTGAAGAGTCCGACGCCGCAGTGTTTCGATGAGGCTCAGAAGATCGTTTACGGACTGATGGAACGCGACTCTTACCCCAGATTTCTACGGTCTGAGATGTACAAGGCCCTTCTTGAGTCCCTCGCGGCAGACAATGCTCAAAGATGA